A window of the Thalassospira indica genome harbors these coding sequences:
- a CDS encoding RidA family protein — MSIQRLHTGPRMSQAVVHGNTIYLAGQVGNPDSDITNQTKECLEKVDALLAECGSSKENILSTTVWLADMKDFAAMNAVWDAWVPQGHTPGRACGEAKLATPDYLVEFIVIAAKP, encoded by the coding sequence ATGAGCATCCAGCGTCTTCACACCGGCCCGCGTATGAGCCAGGCCGTTGTCCATGGCAACACCATCTATCTTGCCGGTCAGGTTGGTAACCCCGACAGCGACATCACCAATCAGACCAAGGAATGCCTTGAAAAGGTTGATGCACTTCTGGCCGAATGCGGCTCCAGCAAAGAAAACATCCTGTCGACCACCGTCTGGCTTGCCGACATGAAAGACTTTGCGGCAATGAACGCCGTTTGGGATGCATGGGTCCCGCAGGGTCACACCCCGGGTCGTGCCTGCGGCGAAGCAAAGCTTGCCACCCCGGATTACCTGGTTGAGTTCATTGTGATTGCGGCCAAGCCGTAA
- a CDS encoding NAD(P)/FAD-dependent oxidoreductase, protein MTHSDILIIGGGIAGMSAAFFLAKAGKSVTVLEREDQPGYHSTGRSAALYSETYGPKIIRKMSTASRAFFITPPDGFTENPILTPRGIIMTAAPGEEAELDAILSEGRANGANFVELTPDELKEIVPVIHTDRVAKAAYEPDAMDIDVHALHWGFIRQFKALGGTLITKADVSAIGKADGKWQVTLAKGDVYTGDVVVNAAGAWADDIATKAGVKPLGIVPKRRTAVMVDVPADVKPHGWPLVASLDETLYFKEDAGRLLVSPADTTPTEPHDVQPEELDIAITIDRLMTATSIEVRRPGESWAGLRSFFADGDPVSSFDPADDSFYWLAGQGGYGIQTAPAMGEYAASIITGKGIPPQMEKLGVTKDALSATRPTLVTGK, encoded by the coding sequence ATGACCCATTCGGACATCCTGATTATCGGCGGCGGCATTGCCGGAATGTCAGCTGCATTCTTTTTGGCCAAGGCGGGTAAATCCGTCACCGTCCTAGAACGCGAAGACCAGCCGGGCTATCACAGCACCGGGCGGTCGGCTGCGCTTTATAGCGAAACCTATGGCCCGAAAATCATCCGCAAGATGTCAACCGCCAGTCGGGCTTTCTTCATCACCCCACCAGATGGATTTACCGAAAACCCGATCCTGACCCCGCGCGGCATCATCATGACCGCAGCCCCCGGCGAAGAAGCCGAGCTTGACGCCATCCTGTCGGAGGGCCGCGCGAATGGTGCCAACTTTGTTGAACTGACGCCAGATGAGCTCAAGGAAATCGTGCCGGTCATTCATACCGACCGAGTTGCCAAGGCGGCATATGAACCCGATGCCATGGATATTGATGTGCATGCACTGCACTGGGGCTTTATTCGCCAGTTCAAGGCGCTTGGCGGCACCTTGATCACCAAGGCCGATGTCAGCGCGATTGGCAAGGCAGATGGCAAATGGCAAGTCACACTCGCCAAAGGTGATGTCTATACCGGTGATGTCGTTGTAAATGCCGCCGGTGCTTGGGCTGATGACATCGCGACCAAGGCCGGTGTCAAACCGCTTGGCATCGTGCCCAAACGCCGCACAGCGGTGATGGTTGATGTTCCGGCCGACGTAAAGCCGCATGGCTGGCCGTTGGTCGCAAGCCTTGATGAGACGCTTTATTTCAAGGAAGATGCCGGTCGCTTGCTGGTGTCGCCGGCAGACACCACACCGACCGAGCCGCATGATGTTCAGCCCGAAGAACTTGATATCGCGATTACCATTGATCGCCTGATGACGGCCACCAGCATCGAGGTCCGCCGCCCGGGTGAAAGCTGGGCGGGCTTGCGCAGCTTCTTTGCTGATGGCGATCCGGTTTCAAGCTTTGATCCCGCTGATGACAGTTTCTATTGGCTGGCCGGTCAAGGCGGATACGGCATTCAGACCGCACCGGCGATGGGCGAATATGCCGCAAGCATCATCACGGGCAAGGGTATCCCGCCGCAGATGGAAAAACTTGGCGTCACCAAAGATGCCCTGTCGGCAACTCGCCCCACCCTTGTTACCGGCAAGTAA
- a CDS encoding M20 family metallopeptidase, whose protein sequence is MTDFDRAALREAVSKRTQSAIDDLCALVRHDSLLGNEASAQDWIANKFAAMGLDVERVKIDISALRDQPGFSPPVIDGYDGRENVVGLHRPQNPTGRSLILNGHMDVVPTGPAEQWRFGPFTPHVEDDWIYGRGAGDMKAGIIAYCQALQALHDIGLEPAAPVTLQSVIEEECTGNGALACLHAGYKADCAIIPEPFNQTLMTAQLGVMWFQIHVSGSPAHVLDTSAGSNAIEAAFGFFETLKEVEEIWNHPTHRHAAFGAHVHPVNFNLGKIEGGEWASTVPPVCTADIRVGFYPGMELEKVRETVEAVKQSALDNHPSCKGAKIEITYRGFQAEGCEMDINHPMMSMIGDIHQEVTGKEIRNLASTATTDARFFQIYGNIPATCYGPKAERIHGIDERVSIASMMEVTEVLALFIADWCGVQKRPT, encoded by the coding sequence ATGACAGACTTTGATCGCGCTGCCCTTCGCGAAGCTGTTTCAAAGCGCACCCAAAGTGCCATAGATGATTTGTGCGCGCTGGTGCGTCATGACAGCCTGCTTGGCAACGAGGCATCGGCACAGGACTGGATTGCCAACAAGTTTGCTGCGATGGGGCTCGATGTCGAACGGGTCAAGATTGATATCAGCGCCTTACGCGATCAGCCGGGCTTTTCCCCGCCGGTGATTGACGGCTATGACGGGCGTGAAAACGTTGTTGGCCTGCATCGCCCGCAAAACCCGACCGGGCGCAGCCTGATCCTCAATGGTCATATGGATGTCGTGCCGACCGGTCCGGCGGAACAATGGCGGTTTGGTCCCTTTACCCCGCATGTCGAGGATGACTGGATTTACGGCCGTGGTGCGGGCGATATGAAGGCCGGGATTATTGCCTATTGCCAGGCGCTTCAGGCCCTGCACGATATTGGCCTTGAACCCGCCGCCCCGGTCACCCTGCAATCGGTGATCGAGGAAGAATGTACCGGCAATGGCGCACTGGCCTGCCTGCATGCCGGGTACAAGGCCGATTGCGCCATCATTCCCGAACCGTTTAACCAGACCCTGATGACCGCCCAGCTTGGTGTCATGTGGTTCCAGATCCATGTATCGGGCAGCCCGGCACATGTTCTCGATACCTCTGCTGGCAGCAACGCGATTGAGGCGGCCTTTGGTTTCTTTGAAACCCTGAAGGAAGTCGAGGAAATCTGGAACCACCCGACCCACCGTCATGCGGCATTTGGTGCGCATGTCCATCCGGTGAACTTCAATCTGGGCAAGATTGAAGGCGGCGAATGGGCGTCCACCGTGCCGCCGGTTTGCACCGCTGATATCCGTGTTGGGTTCTATCCGGGCATGGAGCTTGAAAAGGTGCGCGAAACCGTTGAGGCCGTGAAGCAAAGCGCGCTTGATAACCACCCTTCCTGCAAAGGGGCCAAGATCGAGATCACCTATCGCGGTTTTCAGGCCGAAGGCTGCGAGATGGATATCAATCATCCGATGATGTCGATGATTGGCGACATTCATCAGGAAGTGACAGGCAAGGAGATCAGAAACCTTGCCTCGACCGCGACGACCGATGCGCGCTTTTTCCAGATTTATGGCAACATCCCGGCGACTTGTTATGGCCCCAAGGCCGAACGCATTCACGGGATTGATGAACGGGTTTCGATTGCATCCATGATGGAAGTCACCGAGGTGCTTGCCCTGTTCATTGCCGACTGGTGCGGTGTGCAAAAGCGTCCTACCTAA